Below is a window of Hydrogenimonas sp. SS33 DNA.
GGCGGTGGAGTGGATCGCCCGCAGCCTTCGGGAGAGAGGCTGAAAAGGCCCTTTCAAGCCCCGAAAAAACCTGATTTGCCTTCTTCTGTACAAAGCTTGCTTTAAGAGCGCCTGGATTACAATAAGGCTACCTTAGTGGAAATCAGAACGCCGAGAGACCATGTTTTAGCAGGGTCGGCGTTTTAAAAAGGGAGAATCATGTTGGAAATTCGCTGGCACTCGCGTGCGGGGCAGGGGGCGGTTACAGGCGCCAAGGGCCTGGGAGACGTCGTTGCCCGGACAGGAAAGTATGTGCAGGCATTCGCCTTCTACGGATCGGCGAAGCGTGGCGCGGCGATGACCGCCTACAACCGTATCGACGATGAAGAGATTCTGAACCATCAGAAGTTCATGCATCCAGACTATGTCCTCGTCATCGACCCGGCGCTGACCTACACCGCCGACATCACGGCGAACGAGAAAGAGACGACCAAATATATCATCACGACCCACCTGAGCAAAGAGGAGCTCATCGAGAGCCAGCCCAAACTGAAGGGAAAAGAGGTTTATGTCGTCGACTGTATGCAGATCTCTCTCGACACGATCGGACGGGCCATTCCCAACACGCCGATGCTGGGAGCTCTGATGAAGGTTTCGGGAATGTTCGATCTGGACTATTTCCAGAATGCGATGAAGAGCGTTCTCGCGAAATTCCCCCAGAAGATTATCGATGCGAACATGGCGGCGATCGAGCGCGCCTACAATTCAGTGAAGTGAGGAAAGAGACATGAAATATCTTGGATGGGACGAACTGCTTCCCGGAGCGATCCTCTTTTCGTTCGACGAAGAGCTCGACAAAGATGCCAGCTACATTCTGCCCGAAGAGCGGCCCTATGCGGAGACCAACTCCCACGAAGCCTATGTCGGCGACTGGCGCGTACTCAAGCCGGTCTACAACCGGGACCTCTGCATCGATTGCCAGTTCTGCTGGATCTACTGCCCCGATGTCTCCATCATCTCCCGTGACAAGAAGATGATCGGCGTCGACTACGACCACTGCAAAGGGTGCGGTATCTGCGTGGAAGTGTGCCCGACCAACCCCAAATCGCTCCTGATGTTCGAGGAGCGTATTCCCAATGAAGAAGCTCTGGCCCAGTGGCCCGAGAAAGAATGACAGGAGAATTTTATGGCTGAAAAAATGGAATTGAACGAAGTAGAGGTTTGGGACGGCAACATGGCGGCCAGCCAGGCGCTGCGCCAGGCCCAGATCGATGTCGTGGCGGCCTACCCCATTACCCCCTCGACCCCGGTCGTGCAGAATTACGGCTCTTTCCTCGCCAACGGTTATGTCGACGGTGAGTTTGTTATGGTCGAGAGCGAGCATGCGGCGATGTCCGGTTGTGTCGGCGCCGCGGCGGCTGGCGGCCGTGTCGCCACGGCGACAAGCTCCCAGGGGTTCGCCCTGATGGTAGAGGTGCTCTACCAGGCCAGCGGTATGCGCCTGCCTATCGTACTGGTCGTCGTCAACCGTGCACTGGCGGCGCCGTTGAACGTCAACGGCGACCACTCCGACATGTATCTGGGGCGCGACAGCGGCTGGATCCAGCTCGATGCCTACAATGCCCAGGAGGCCTATGACCTGACACTCATGGCATTCCGCATCGGCGAAGATGTGGATATACGCCTGCCCGTCATGGTCCATCAGGACGGATTCATCACCTCCCACACCGCAGAGAATGTCCGGCCTCTCAGTGACGACGAAGCCTACGCATTCATCGGCGAATATCCGATGGTCAACGCGATGCTCGACCTGGCCAAACCCGTCACCTACGGGGTCCAGACCGAAGAGGATTGGCACTTCGAGCACAAGGCGCGCCAGCACCATGACCTGATGACCAAAGTCTTCGGCAAGGTCGAAGAGGTTTTCGATGCCTTCGAAAAGAAGACGGGGCGTAAATACAATATCGTCGAAGAGTATTTCATGGACGATGCCGACGTGGCGATCGTCGCATTGGGAACCACCGTCGACACGGCCGCCTATGTGGCGGAGAAACTGCGCAAAGAGGGAATCAAAGCGGGTGTCGTCTCTCCCCGGCTCATCCGCCCCTGGCCCCATGCGCAGATGATGGAGGCCCTCAAGGGTGTCAAAGCGGTGGCCTGTCTGGACCGCAGCAGCCCCAACGGCGCCATGGGAATGCTCTACAACGAAGTGGCGGCGACGATGTACCAGAGCGACAGCAAACCGGTCATCACCAACTATGTCTACGGTCTCGGCGGCCGGGACTTTACGGTCGAACACGCCGAAAATATCTACAAAGAGCTGGCGGCCAACGCGGAAGCCGGCAAACCGACAACACCACTGCAGCAGTTCATCGGCCTTCGCGGACCGAAACTGTCGTTTTATTGAGAGGAGTGCACGATGAGTGAAATCAAAAAAATCAAAAACCTGAAAGAGTTTTCCACTTCCGCGGACCGATTCGAAGGGGCGAACCTTCTCTGTCCCGGATGTGCGCACTCGATCATCGTCCGCGAAGTTTTGAATGCGACCCACGATCCGCTGATTCTGGCGGCTTCCACCGGATGTCTGGAAGTGTGTACGGCGGTCTACCCCTACACCTCATGGGACAACAGCTGGATCCACATCGGTTTCGAGAACGGCTCCACCGCCATCGCCGGCGCGGAGGCGATGTACAAAGCCCGCAAGCGCAAAGGAAAATTGCCTAAATCTTGCGAGGGAAAAACTCCCAAATTCGTCGCCTTCGGTGGCGACGGTGCAACCTATGACATCGGCTTCCAGTGGATTTCCGGCTGTTTCGAGCGGGGCCACGACATGATGTACGTCTGTCTCGACAACGAAGTCTACGCCAACACGGGCGGCCAGCGCTCCTCCTCCACGCCCATCGGCGCCAGTACCACGACGGCTCCGGCCGGACGTGTCAGCTACGGTGAAAAGATGATGAAAAAGGATATCGTCGGCATCATGGCGGCTCACGGTGCCCCCTATGTCGCCCAGGTCGCTCCCAACAAGTGGAAAGATATGGTCAAGAAGATCCAGAAAGGGTTCGAAACAGAAGGCCCTGTCTTCATCAACGCCATGAGCGCCTGTACGACCGAGTGGAAGTTCGCGCCGGACGATACCATCGCCATCTCCGACCTGGCGACCGACTCGCTGGTCTTCCCTCTCTACGAGATCGAAAACGGTACGAAGCTGCGCATCACCTACCGCCCCAAAAACAAGGTGCCGGTACGCGACTACCTGGGAGCCCAGGGCCGCTTCAAGCACCTCTTCAAGCCCCAGTACGAATATCTCATCGACGAGTGGCAGAAGATGGTCGACGAGCGGTGGGAATACCTCCAGCGCCGCGAAGAAGCGAGCGTTTAAGCAAAAGCCCGGAAGGGCTTTTGCAACGAAAAGTTAAAAACTAAAAACTAAAATTTTTTCTTTCTAGCCGATACTA
It encodes the following:
- a CDS encoding 4Fe-4S dicluster-binding protein, with product MKYLGWDELLPGAILFSFDEELDKDASYILPEERPYAETNSHEAYVGDWRVLKPVYNRDLCIDCQFCWIYCPDVSIISRDKKMIGVDYDHCKGCGICVEVCPTNPKSLLMFEERIPNEEALAQWPEKE
- a CDS encoding thiamine pyrophosphate-dependent enzyme gives rise to the protein MSEIKKIKNLKEFSTSADRFEGANLLCPGCAHSIIVREVLNATHDPLILAASTGCLEVCTAVYPYTSWDNSWIHIGFENGSTAIAGAEAMYKARKRKGKLPKSCEGKTPKFVAFGGDGATYDIGFQWISGCFERGHDMMYVCLDNEVYANTGGQRSSSTPIGASTTTAPAGRVSYGEKMMKKDIVGIMAAHGAPYVAQVAPNKWKDMVKKIQKGFETEGPVFINAMSACTTEWKFAPDDTIAISDLATDSLVFPLYEIENGTKLRITYRPKNKVPVRDYLGAQGRFKHLFKPQYEYLIDEWQKMVDERWEYLQRREEASV
- a CDS encoding 2-oxoacid:ferredoxin oxidoreductase subunit alpha; the protein is MAEKMELNEVEVWDGNMAASQALRQAQIDVVAAYPITPSTPVVQNYGSFLANGYVDGEFVMVESEHAAMSGCVGAAAAGGRVATATSSQGFALMVEVLYQASGMRLPIVLVVVNRALAAPLNVNGDHSDMYLGRDSGWIQLDAYNAQEAYDLTLMAFRIGEDVDIRLPVMVHQDGFITSHTAENVRPLSDDEAYAFIGEYPMVNAMLDLAKPVTYGVQTEEDWHFEHKARQHHDLMTKVFGKVEEVFDAFEKKTGRKYNIVEEYFMDDADVAIVALGTTVDTAAYVAEKLRKEGIKAGVVSPRLIRPWPHAQMMEALKGVKAVACLDRSSPNGAMGMLYNEVAATMYQSDSKPVITNYVYGLGGRDFTVEHAENIYKELAANAEAGKPTTPLQQFIGLRGPKLSFY
- a CDS encoding pyruvate flavodoxin oxidoreductase subunit gamma; translated protein: MLEIRWHSRAGQGAVTGAKGLGDVVARTGKYVQAFAFYGSAKRGAAMTAYNRIDDEEILNHQKFMHPDYVLVIDPALTYTADITANEKETTKYIITTHLSKEELIESQPKLKGKEVYVVDCMQISLDTIGRAIPNTPMLGALMKVSGMFDLDYFQNAMKSVLAKFPQKIIDANMAAIERAYNSVK